The following proteins are co-located in the Plasmodium brasilianum strain Bolivian I chromosome 11, whole genome shotgun sequence genome:
- a CDS encoding ornithine aminotransferase, whose amino-acid sequence MDFVKDLKSSQDYMNNELTYGAHNYDPIPVVLKRGKGVFVYDIEDRRYYDFLSAYSSVNQGHCHPDILNAMINQAKKLTICSRAFFSDSLGVCERFLTSIFGYDKVLMMNTGAEANESAYKLCRKWGYEIKKIPENSAKIIVCNNNFSGRTLGCVSASTDKKCKNNFGPFVPNFLKIPYDDLEALEQALQDPHVCAFVVEPIQGEAGVILPSDNYFKGVEKLCKKYNVLFVADEVQTGLGRTGKLLCTQHYGVKPDVILLGKALSGGHYPISAILANNDIMLVLKPGEHGSTYGGNPLAAAICVESMKVLINEKLSENAEKLGGPFLEELKRELKDSKIIREIRGRGLLCAIEFKNEIINVWDICLKLKENGLITRSVHDKTVRLTPPLCITKEQLDECIQIISKTIKYFDDNL is encoded by the coding sequence ATGGACTTCGTTAAGGATCTGAAGAGTAGCCAGGACTATATGAACAACGAATTAACCTATGGAGCACACAATTATGACCCAATTCCAGTTGTTTTAAAGAGAGGAAAAGGTGTGTTTGTATATGATATTGAAGATAGGAGGTACTACGACTTTTTGTCAGCGTACTCATCAGTAAATCAAGGACATTGTCATCCTGATATTTTGAATGCAATGATAAATCAGGccaaaaaattaacaatatgTAGTAGGGCATTCTTTAGTGATTCACTAGGTGTTTGTGAACGATTTCTTACAAGTATATTTGGTTATGATAAAGTGTTAATGATGAATACAGGGGCAGAAGCAAATGAATCAGCTTACAAGTTATGTAGGAAATGGggatatgaaataaaaaaaattccagAAAATTCTGCAAAAATTATTGTGtgcaataataatttttcaggAAGAACATTAGGTTGTGTATCTGCATCCAcagataaaaaatgtaaaaataattttggtCCATTTGTAccaaattttcttaaaataccTTATGATGATTTAGAAGCTTTAGAACAAGCTTTACAAGATCCACATGTTTGTGCATTTGTTGTTGAACCAATACAAGGGGAAGCAGGTGTTATTCTACCATctgataattattttaaaggtGTTGagaaattatgtaaaaaatataatgtattatttgtAGCAGATGAAGTTCAGACAGGGTTAGGTAGGACAGGTAAATTATTATGCACCCAACATTATGGTGTTAAACCCGACGTTATTTTACTTGGTAAAGCATTATCAGGTGGACATTATCCCATATCGGCTATTTTGgcaaataatgatataatgcTTGTTTTAAAACCTGGTGAACATGGATCAACTTATGGAGGTAATCCACTTGCAGCTGCAATATGTGTAGAATCAATGAAGGtgttaataaatgaaaaattatcaGAAAATGCTGAAAAATTAGGTGGACCATTCTTAGAAGAACTTAAAAGAGAATTAAAAGATAGTAAAATTATTCGAGAAATTAGAGGAAGAGGTTTGTTGTGTGCCattgaatttaaaaatgaaataattaatgtaTGGGATATTTGcttaaaattaaaggaaaatGGACTTATTACAAGGTCTGTGCATGACAAAACAGTTCGTTTAACTCCTCCCCTTTGTATTACCAAGGAGCAGTTAGATGAATGCATAcaaattatttcaaaaacgattaaatattttgacGATAATTTGTAA
- a CDS encoding hypothetical protein (conserved Plasmodium protein), which yields MEDLSELNKSSIKMLLDENEEYKSESNFNVNANVHQKVEDHIENEYEYQSKGDHNEVNESAEVSSDENEYYEKEKEESGHYEEPNDGFSDASEREEVKEDGVEEDGVEADGAEEGGVEEDGVEENGSEEGGVEEEVKDELEEEVEVEEKEKEKEEDEREKDVNEKEEEDTAEQEDTIEVAEQKEEQIIEAAEQEQEQKVEAEEMEIEEEKYAEEEEKEDENDDKYVEVEEKEYENDDKYVEVEEKEDENDDKYVEIEEKEDEINDKYVEVEEKEDEINDKYVEVEEKEDENDDKYVEVEEKEDENDDKYVEVEEQYAEEAFRDLHSRVTNADKDDENVHHSISYENLWSNQKLNVMSFENVEYNYGYMGEERMDICSPLHKEGKGKNEQLNKSVNNENLKFENGKNENLKFENCKKENLVIHPADQKIINIIQGNNKKFTFPSIHPTDVHISDKEKENISVYHINPENFSYKFNNGLKPSDGYLLIYPHVSNNSIPPKVKKKKLRCC from the exons ATGGAAGATTTGAGTGAGCTAAATAAATCAAGCATAAAGAtgttat tGGACGAGAATGAAGAATATAAGAGCGAAAgtaattttaatgtaaacGCAAATGTACATCAAAAAGTGGAAGATCATATTGAAAACGAATATGAATATCAAAGCAAAGGAGATCACAATGAGGTGAATGAAAGTGCAGAGGTTTCAAGTGACGAAAACGAGTACTATGAGAAGGAAAAGGAAGAGAGTGGACATTACGAGGAGCCAAATGATGGGTTTAGTGATGCAAGTGAACGGGAAGAAGTAAAAGAGGATGGAGTAGAAGAGGACGGAGTAGAAGCGGACGGAGCAGAAGAGGGAGGAGTAGAAGAAGATGGAGTAGAAGAGAACGGATCAGAAGAGGGAGGAGTAGAAGAGGAAGTAAAAGATGAATTAGAAGAAGAAGTAGAAGtagaggaaaaagaaaaagagaaagaagagGATGAAAGAGAAAAGGACGTGAACGAgaaggaagaagaagataCAGCTGAGCAAGAAGATACAATAGAAGTAGCTGAGCAAAAAGAAGAACAGATAATAGAAGCAGCTGAGCAAGAACAAGAACAGAAAGTAGAAGCAGAGGAGATGGAAATAGAAGAAGAGAAGTACGcagaggaagaagaaaaagaagacgAGAATGACGATAAATACGTAGAGgtggaagaaaaagaatacgAGAATGACGATAAATACGTAGAGGTGGAAGAGAAGGAAGACGAGAATGACGATAAATACGTAGAGATCGAAGAGAAGGAAGACGAGATTAACGATAAATACGTAGAGGTGGAAGAGAAGGAAGACGAGATTAACGATAAATACGTAGAGgtggaagaaaaagaagacgAGAATGACGATAAATACGTAGAGgtggaagaaaaagaagacgAGAATGACGATAAATACGTAGAGGTGGAAGAACAATACGCAGAAGAAGCATTCAGAGATTTACACAGTAGAGTAACCAATGCAGATAAGGATGACGAAAATGTACATCATAGTATTAGTTACGAAAATTTATGGAGCAACCAGAAATTAAATGTTATGAGCTTCGAAAATGTTGAATATAATTATGGATATATGGGCGAAGAAAGAATGGACATATGTAGTCCACTCCATAAAGAAGGTAAAGGGAAAAATGAACAGCTCAATAAAAgtgtaaataatgaaaatttaaaatttgaaaatggtaaaaacgaaaatttaaaattcgaaaattgtaaaaaggaaaatttagTAATACATCCGGCTGAtcagaaaattattaacataattcaaggtaataataaaaagtttacATTCCCTTCCATACACCCGACAGATGTACATATATCAGACAAAGAAAAGGAGAATATTTCTGTGTATCATATCAATCCAGAAAATTTTAgttataaatttaacaatGGCTTAAAACCGTCTGATggttatttattaatttatccCCATGTGTCAAATAATTCCATTCCCCCGAaagttaaaaagaaaaagctcAGATGTTGCTAG
- a CDS encoding hypothetical protein (conserved Plasmodium protein), giving the protein MNEDVDLLDYLMHKKEVKNIIENEADDISNFMTCKKMELTKKKNENIKSMKKLILKYPDTFIKTSIISREIKKNIQDNEMLFDDININFEKISELFESDDYKKNINNLKYDFNSHMPNDNYLREIFKIPLLLYKGNEKENLQECMKYIKICCTIKLYLCEYYNYNSSNECLIRYLKCYQKNVNKEIKKTREHICELIMKCENVDTLKIYLQHLSDIYNYFNLPLSNMEADKECFASSNENKNGKKCMNRSGACNTNDNNLPSSNHNNMTNSGNFTDCSIKRKTNIEYIKNEFLILKHFSIIAFVREELEKKKKNNKINSYLTIYEIITAFFNQITHLKSIYEHIFNIAVDTNLYKHIIFMYYFALSLIHIKVKQNNTLLFVSECNNDGNKSDVSLLNKLNKEILTKIKNDYCNDPHNDDNRNVEKLLTEKEKNNNNISYNERMEIQKDGHNKRTCDSYLETPQSVSSMTASNLFMNCSEKKLENETAIDKYKEYKSNKNDLEKIFFKDSLPSKYHFVNLNSSIFSYMYYFVFFKDDKAILAFHNSDDENKKEKKNRGRKGENFPNEEKINLKESISSVYRKNILLKNHFNFVDNLYEEEDKKCEQKKRKMSKQKGEQLGDQIGEQIDEQKNHQKSKQKFICFNNYKSIQALVQSQKIKESACELYKYRKDKPPLILVAERHENNNTRMDASTIFDNILNKIFIIYIYDFLQRSNYYFYQNILFFDENEKNEISSQGVHNTTCVIAEEIKRQREYFLKNRNDFFFQSKREDKDEMKKKTNSSDEFNQKYYHEKINEKLKYAFLISYFFNITFILKNIKYYVDKSLFFVIISFFENSFKSVIEHLIIIFIKNHNIFFKYQTFLFIMQVLFKTIFPFTFFFLSCIFHIDVTSSTVCLERGEGGKLKFD; this is encoded by the coding sequence ATGAATGAGGACGTGGATTTACTTGACTACCTAATGCACAAAAAGGaagtgaaaaatataattgaaaaTGAGGCGGACGATATAAGCAATTTTATGACttgtaaaaaaatggaattaactaaaaaaaaaaatgaaaacatcAAAAGTATGAAAAAgttaattttgaaatatcctgatacatttataaaaacttCAATTATATctagagaaataaaaaaaaacatacaaGACAACGAAATGTTATTTGATGACATAAAcattaattttgaaaaaatttcagaattatttgaaagtgatgattataaaaaaaatataaataatttaaaatatgatttcAATTCACATATGCCAAATGATAATTACTTAagagaaatttttaaaattcccTTACTACTTTACAAAGGAAacgaaaaggaaaatttgcAGGAGtgtatgaaatatataaaaatatgttgcactataaaattatacctgtgtgaatattataattataattcgAGCAACGAATGTTTAATAAGATACCTAAAATGttatcaaaaaaatgtaaataaagaaataaaaaaaacaagagaACATATATGTGAGTTAATTATGAAATGTGAAAATGTAGAcactttaaaaatttacttgCAGCACTTGtctgatatatataattactttAATTTACCACTTAGCAATATGGAAGCGGATAAAGAGTGCTTTGCCAGTTcgaatgaaaataaaaatggcaaaaaatgtatgaacAGGTCAGGCGCTTGTAATACGAATGATAACAATTTACCGAGTagtaatcataataatatgacCAATTCAGGCAATTTTACAGATTGCAGTATAAAACGCAAAACGAATAtcgaatatattaaaaatgaatttttaattttgaagCATTTTAGTATCATAGCGTTCGTAAGAGAAGagttggaaaaaaaaaaaaaaaataataaaataaacagttACTTAActatttatgaaataataactGCGTTTTTCAATCAAATTAcacatttaaaaagtatctacgagcatatatttaatattgcAGTAGACAcgaatttatataaacacataatatttatgtactatTTTGCTCTTTCgttaatacatattaaagttaaacaaaataatactttattatttgtaagtGAATGTAATAACGATGGGAATAAAAGCGATGTTAGTTTACTAAATAAACTGAACAAGGAAATtcttacaaaaataaagaacGACTACTGTAATGATCCCCATAATGATGACAATAGAAATGTAGAGAAACTTTTaacagaaaaagaaaaaaataataataatatttcctACAATGAGAGGATGGAAATACAGAAGGACGGACATAATAAAAGAACATGTGACAGTTATTTGGAAACTCCTCAGTCAGTATCCTCTATGACAGCTAGCAATCTTTTTATGAAttgttcagaaaaaaaattagaaaatgaaACTGCTATAGATAAATACaaagaatataaaagtaacaaGAACGATTTggagaaaattttttttaaggacAGCTTACCTTCAAAATatcattttgtaaatttaaatagCTCCATATTCAGTTACATGTattactttgtttttttcaaagaTGACAAGGCAATTTTAGCCTTCCATAATTCTGATgatgaaaacaaaaaggaaaaaaaaaatagaggaAGGAAGGGGGAAAACTTTCcgaatgaagaaaaaattaatttaaaagagTCAATAAGTTCAGTATATCGCAAAAACATACTGTTGAAAAATCATTTTAACTTCGttgataatttatatgaagaagaagataaaaaatgcgaacaaaaaaaaagaaaaatgagtAAACAGAAAGGTGAGCAATTGGGTGATCAAATAGGCGAGCAAATAGATGAGCAAAAAAACCATCAAAAAAGTAagcaaaaatttatatgcttTAACAATTACAAATCGATACAAGCTTTAGTCCAAAGTCAGAAAATTAAAGAGTCTGCATGTGAATTGTATAAATACAGAAAAGATAAACCACCCCTCATTTTAGTAGCAGAAAGACATGAGAACAACAACACTAGAATGGACGCCTCTACCATATTtgataacattttaaataagatatttataatatatatttacgatTTTCTTCAAAGGAgtaactattatttttatcaaaatattttattttttgatgaaaatgaaaaaaatgaaataagtaGTCAGGGTGTACACAATACTACATGTGTAATAGCAGAAGAGATTAAGCGTCAAAGAGAATATTTCCTTAAAAATAggaatgattttttttttcaatccAAAAGAGAAGACAAAgacgaaatgaaaaaaaaaacaaattctTCAGACGAATTTAACCAGAAATATTatcatgaaaaaataaatgagaaaTTGAAATATgcctttttaatttcttatttttttaatattacatttattttaaaaaatattaaatattatgtagATAAATCCTTGTTCTttgtaataatttctttctttgaaaattcatttaaaagTGTCATTgaacatttaattataatctTTATCAaaaatcataatattttttttaaataccagacttttctttttataatgcaagtactttttaaaactatttttccttttacctttttttttctttcttgcATTTTTCACATTGATGTGACCAGTTCAACGGTATGTTTAGAAAGAGGAGAGGGGGGAAAACTAAAATTCGactaa
- a CDS encoding sorting assembly machinery 50 kDa subunit: MNTEIDLKQNIGSVKINVDGIRKIKKKNLNFLFDEIKKSSNIEDLFLNISKCNGKINTLSIFDGDPDVKLRSIVNRNITIDYILKEKKNNYMIGTNVNNRGEITVDFDMNIPYILKTINSIELKANINSLYTNNFAVRFLIPYIYFIKNGKLIFESNISSLNNTKCASYIVKTNSLKTFLLRDNHSFTWEVNFNKIYHKINKNFIPSNKILQLQDNHIKHTIKHNYKKDRLNYMINNGKEDKKFYYTLYPTSGYYYEIENEISLPFCESKFFKNHLNFLYVQKILQNFYSYINFSNGMKYDYNKDKCCYINKFNFTGSIGSSLIFRGFEHNSIGNAEKCFKFNKKKKNYDINYKYLGANFFTNIQFIFKYIFNFYNSKPILFFYVQLGKLSDTFFSSITQLKKDTRVSAGIGLMTYIQKNISLELFLSYPLLHTPTDKTKLFQVGLNFKGAL, from the coding sequence ATGAATACCGAAATTGATTTGAAGCAAAATATAGGCAGcgttaaaataaatgtggatggcataagaaaaataaaaaaaaagaatttgaattttttatttgatgaaataaaaaagagcaGTAATATTGAGGATTTATTCCTGAACATATCGAAATGTAATGGGAAGATAAATACTTTGAGTATATTTGATGGGGATCCTGATGTAAAATTACGAAGTATTGTAAACAGAAATATTACGAtagattatatattaaaggaaaaaaaaaataattatatgataGGTacaaatgttaataatagaGGAGAAATAACAGTAGATTTCGATATGAATATAccttatatattaaaaactaTTAATAGTATTGAACTGAAAGCTAACATAAATAGTTTATATACCAACAATTTTGCTGTTCGTTTTTTaataccatatatatattttataaaaaatggaaaactCATTTTTGAAAGTAATATAAGTAGTCTTAACAATACAAAATGTGCATCATACATTGTTAAGACAAATTCATTGAAAACATTTCTATTAAGGGATAACCACTCTTTTACATGGGAGGTtaactttaataaaatatatcataaaataaataaaaattttatacctTCCAATAAAATTCTTCAATTGCAAGATAATCATATTAAACATACtattaaacataattataaaaaagacagacttaattatatgataaataatggaaaagaggataaaaaattttattacactCTTTATCCCACGTCAGGTTATTACTACGAAATTGAAAATGAAATTTCTTTGCCATTTTGTGAaagcaaattttttaaaaatcatttaaattttttgtacgTACAAAAAATACtccaaaatttttattcatacatTAATTTTAGCAATGGAATGAAGTATGAttataataaagataaatgttgttatataaataaatttaattttactggTAGTATAGGTAGTTCTTTAATATTTCGAGGATTTGAACATAATAGTATTGGAAATGCAGAGAAgtgttttaaatttaataaaaaaaaaaaaaattatgatataaattataaatatttaggtGCTAACTTCTTTACTAATATTCAATTtatctttaaatatatttttaatttttataattccaaaccaatattatttttttatgtacagtTGGGAAAACTTAGtgatacatttttttcttccattacacaattaaaaaaagacacCAGAGTATCTGCAGGTATTGGTCTTATGACTtacattcaaaaaaatatttcgctagaattatttttaagctACCCCTTACTGCATACGCCAACAGATAAGACCAAGTTATTTCAAGTAGGCTTAAATTTTAAGGGCGCCTTGTGA
- a CDS encoding T-complex protein 1 subunit zeta — MSIHLLNRKADSLRSTNVLLTNINASKGMYEIIKSNLGPKGSYKMLVSSSGAIKITKDGNVLLNEMMIQHPTASMLSRICSSIDENLGDGSSSNLIVATSLIYLSEKYIIYESIHPRIITQGFDSVKAILLDVLESMKIPLHIEKKFDKELLYNVAKTCVRTKLPIALADKLADDLVESIKIIYNPEKQIDLHMIEIIDIKRNMSINTKLIRGMVLDHGCRHPNMPSKLTKCFILVLNVSLEYEKSEVFSSFVYSNAEDRSKLVESERKFTDDKVKKIIELKKMLIEKKFKENNELYNFAVFNQKGIDPISLDLLAKENIMALRRIKRRNLERIILCCGGNACNNVYDLTEEDVGYAGLVYEICINDEKYTFIEEVKNPKSCSLFIQAPNDYTIKQIKDAIRDGLRSIKNAIEDNCVISGAGAFEIMAYCKLKEEEKKIKGKQKFAFDIYANSLLNIPKILLENSGLDIHQTLFNVIDKYNEDPSQPLGVDLDTGEPILAHLKGNKRYCPIQKLDGQRIYDNYCVKKQILSIATAISQQILLVDEIIRAGKSMGEEK; from the exons ATGTCCATCCACTTGCTGAATAGAAAGGCGGACAGCCTACGATCGACGAATGTACTTCTTACAAACATCAATGCAAGTAAGGGAATGTACGAAATAATAAAGAGCAACTTAGGACCAAAAGGAAGCTACAAAATGTTAGTGAGCAGTTCTGgagcaataaaaataacaaaggATGGAAACGTTCTTTTGAACGAAATGATGATTCAACATCCTACAGCTAGTATGTTAAGTAGGATATGCTCAAGTATTGATGAAAATTTAGGAGATGGGTCTAGTAGTAATCTTATTGTAGCCACAtcgttaatatatttgtcgGAAAAGTATATCATCTATGAAAGTATTCATCCACGTATTATAACACAAGGTTTTGATTCTGTTAAAGCAATTCTATTAGATGTGTTAGAGAGTATGAAAATACCATTACATATAGAAAAGAAGTTCGATAAAGAATTACTATATAACGTTGCTAAAACTTGTGTGCGAACGAAATTACCGATAGCATTAGCCGACAAGTTGGCGGATGATCTAGTAGAGAGTATtaagataatatataatcCAGAGAAACAAATAGATTTACATATGATCGAAATAAtagatataaaaagaaatatgagTATAAACACGAAACTAATTAGAGGAATGGTACTAGATCATGGTTGTAGGCATCCTAACATGCCAAGTAAATTAAcgaaatgttttatattagttTTAAATGTTAGTCtagaatatgaaaaaagtgaagtgttttcttcttttgtCTATTCTAATGCTGAGGACAGAAGTAAATTAGTGGAATCTGAAAGAAAATTTACCGatgataaagtaaaaaaaattatagaattaaaaaaaatgttgatcgaaaagaaatttaaagaaaataatgaattatataattttgctGTATTCAATCAAAAAGGTATTGATCCAATTAGTTTAGATTTATTAGCTAAGGAAAATATCATGGCATtaagaagaataaaaagaagaaatttagaaagaataattttatgttgtGGTGGTAATGCATGTAATAATGTGTACGATTTGACGGAGGAAGATGTTGGTTATGCTGGATTAGTATatgaaatatgtataaatgatgaaaaatatacCTTCATTGAAGAAGTGAAAAACCCAAAAAGCTGctctttatttattcaagCACCAAATGATTATActattaaacaaataaaagatGCTATTAGAGATGGACTTAGAAGTATTAAAAATGCCATTGAAGATAACTGTGTTATATCTGGGGCAGGTGCATTTGAAATTATGGCGTATTGcaaattaaaagaagaagaaaaaaaaattaaaggaaaacaaaaatttgcCTTTGATATATATGCTAATAGTCTATTAAATATACCCAAGATACTCTTAGAAAATAGCGGACTAGATATTCATCAAACGCTGTTCAATGTGATTGATAAGTACAACGAGGACCCCTCCCAACCCCTAGGGGTCGACTTGGATACCGGTGAGCCAATCCTGGCCCACTTGAAGGGTAATAAACGATACTGTCCAATTCAAAAGTTGGACGGGCAAA GAATATACGACAACTATTGTGTAAAGAAACAAATTCTGTCAATTGCAACGGCTATATCACAACAAATTCTTTTAGTAGACGAAATTATAAGAGCTGGAAAATCTATGGGTGAAGAAAAGTAG
- a CDS encoding hypothetical protein (conserved Plasmodium protein) gives MADGEYSFSLTTFSPTGKLVQIEYALNRSTFVCTPIYGHFDYSQRYTKRAKNGVIIATEKKSPNELIEENSIYKIQQISEHIGIVYAGMPGDFRVLLKRARKEAVKYSLQYGNEILVKELVKEIASIVQEFTQTGGVRPFGLSLLICGVDAYGYHLYQIDPSGCYFNWKATCIGKDYQNNISFLEKRYNNDIEIEDAIHTAILTLKESYEGIMNEKNIEIGVACNNKPFKILTPNEIKDYLIEIEKGKKQKERSKKKEVKRRSKKKEVKRRSKKKEVKRSKKKEVKRRSKKKEVKRRSKKKEVKRRSKKKEVKRRRKRGKMNYLKAIFFKSVQTVECKKLIFSLITNVNHVGIRNLSTDMKNIKTDKTNAETNFAANLPKATRIPIMKIFYGIIFLMASVPICQSIYETNKYYKENENLYKNGKK, from the exons atggctGACGGTGAATATAGCTTTTCTTTAACAACTTTTAGTCCGACTGGTAAATTAGTGCAAATTGAATATGCCCTAAATAGG AGTACCTTTGTGTGTACTCCAATTTATGGCCATTTTGATTATTCACAAAGATATACGAAGAG AGCAAAAAACGGAGTGATAATTGCAACAGAGAAAAAGAGCCCGAATGAACTGATTGAAGAAAATAGTATTTACAAAATTCAACAAATAAGTGAACATATCGGAATAGTATATGCTGGTATGCCAGGCGATTTTCGTGTATTATTAAAGAGAGCAAGAAAAGAAGCAGTAAAATATTCTTTGCAGTATGGAAATGAAATATTAGTAAAAGAATTAGTTAAAGAAATAGCATCAATTGTTCAAGAATTTACACAAACTGGAGGTGTAAGACCATTTGGTTTATCCTTATTAATATGTGGAGTTGATGCATATGGTTATCATCTATATCAAATTGATCCATCTGGTTGTTATTTCAATTGGAAAGCTACATGTATAGGTAAAGattatcaaaataatatttcctttttggaaaaaagatataacaACGATATTGAAATAGAAGATGCTATACATACTGCCATTTTAACTTTAAAAGAAAGTTATGAAGGAATTATGAATGAAAAGAATATAGAAATTGGTGTTGCCTGTAATAATAAAccctttaaaattttaactcCAAATGAAATTAAGGATTATCTCATAGAGATTGA aaaaggaaagaagcaaaaagaaagaagcaaaaagaaagaagtaaaaagaagaagtaaaaagaaagaagtaaaaagaagaagcaaaaagaaagaagtaaaaagaagtaaaaagaaagaagtaaaaagaagaagtaaaaagaaagaagtaaaaagaagaagcaaaaagaaagaagtaaaaagaagaagtaaaaagaaagaagtaaaaagaagaagaaaaag AGGAAAAATGAATTACTTAAAggccatattttttaaaagtgttCAAACTGtagaatgtaaaaaattgattttttcattaattacgAATGTAAATCACGTAGGCATAAGAAATCTAAGTActgatatgaaaaatataaaaacagatAAAACTAATGCAGAAACAAATTTCGCTGCAAACCTGCCCAAAGCAACTAGGATAccaataatgaaaattttttacggcattatatttttaatggcGTCTGTTCCTATTTGCCAGTCCATTTACGAAACCAACAAATATTATAAGGAG aatgaaaatttatacaaaaacGGGAAAAAGTAA